One window from the genome of Solea solea chromosome 2, fSolSol10.1, whole genome shotgun sequence encodes:
- the pcbp3 gene encoding poly(rC)-binding protein 3 isoform X1, giving the protein MEPTKVQSEGGLNVTLTIRLLMHGKEVGSIIGKKGETVKKMREESGARINISEGNCPERIVTITGPTDTIFKAFAMIAYKFEEDIINSMSNSPATSKPPVTLRLVVPASQCGSLIGKGGSKIKEMRESTGAQVQVAGDMLPNSTERAVTISGTPEAIIQCVKQICVVMLESPPKGATIPYRPKPASTPVIFSGGQAYTIQGQYAIPHPDQLTKLHQLAMQQTPFTPLGQTTPAFPGLDASPPASTHELTIPNDLIGCIIGRQGTKINEIRQMSGAQIKIANAMEGSSERQITITGTPANISLAQYLINARLTSEVTGMGTL; this is encoded by the exons ATGGAGCCCACCAAAGTCCAGTCAGAGGGGGGCCTCAACGTCACACTCACCATCCGCCTCCTCATGCATGGAAAA GAGGTCGGAAGTATAATTGGAAAG aAAGGGGAGACGGTGAAAAAGATGCGAGAAGAG agTGGAGCCAGAATCAATATTTCCGAGGGCAACTGTCCAGAGAGGATTGTCACCATCACTGGACCAACAGATACCATCTTCAAGGCTTTTGCCATGATTGCCTACAAATTTGAGGAG GACATAATCAATTCTATGAGCAACAGTCCAGCAACCAGCAAGCCCCCCGTCACATTAAGGCTCGTCGTGCCAGCCAGCCAGTGTGGCTCCCTCATAGGAAAAGGAGGctctaaaataaaagaaatgagagAG TCCACAGGAGCCCAGGTTCAAGTGGCAGGGGACATGCTGCCTAACTCCACGGAGCGTGCAGTGACAATCTCTGGGACCCCAGAAGCCATCATCCAGTGTGTCAAACAAATCTGTGTGGTTATGCTGGAG TCTCCACCAAAAGGTGCCACCATTCCTTACCGCCCAAAGCCGGCCTCCACCCCAGTCATTTTTTCTGGTGGCCAG GCCTACACAATTCAGGGACAGTATGCCATACCCCACCCAGAT CAGTTGACCAAGCTCCACCAGTTGGCTATGCAGCAAACCCCCTTTACCCCTCTCGGACAGACCACCCCTGCTTTCCCTG GTTTGGATGCCAGTCCACCAGCCAGCACCCATGAACTCACCATTCCTAATGAT CTAATAGGCTGTATCATTGGACGTCAGGGAACCAAAATAAATGAGATTCGACAGATGTCTGGGGCGCAGATCAAAATTGCAAACGCCATGGAGGGCTCATCGGAGCGCCAGATCACCATCACAGGGACTCCTGCTAACATCAGCCTGGCACAGTATCTCATCAATGCAAG GCTGACATCTGAAGTCACTGGAATGGGCACACTCTAA
- the pcbp3 gene encoding poly(rC)-binding protein 3 isoform X2, with translation MEPTKVQSEGGLNVTLTIRLLMHGKEVGSIIGKKGETVKKMREESGARINISEGNCPERIVTITGPTDTIFKAFAMIAYKFEEDIINSMSNSPATSKPPVTLRLVVPASQCGSLIGKGGSKIKEMRESTGAQVQVAGDMLPNSTERAVTISGTPEAIIQCVKQICVVMLESPPKGATIPYRPKPASTPVIFSGGQAYTIQGQYAIPHPDLTKLHQLAMQQTPFTPLGQTTPAFPGLDASPPASTHELTIPNDLIGCIIGRQGTKINEIRQMSGAQIKIANAMEGSSERQITITGTPANISLAQYLINARLTSEVTGMGTL, from the exons ATGGAGCCCACCAAAGTCCAGTCAGAGGGGGGCCTCAACGTCACACTCACCATCCGCCTCCTCATGCATGGAAAA GAGGTCGGAAGTATAATTGGAAAG aAAGGGGAGACGGTGAAAAAGATGCGAGAAGAG agTGGAGCCAGAATCAATATTTCCGAGGGCAACTGTCCAGAGAGGATTGTCACCATCACTGGACCAACAGATACCATCTTCAAGGCTTTTGCCATGATTGCCTACAAATTTGAGGAG GACATAATCAATTCTATGAGCAACAGTCCAGCAACCAGCAAGCCCCCCGTCACATTAAGGCTCGTCGTGCCAGCCAGCCAGTGTGGCTCCCTCATAGGAAAAGGAGGctctaaaataaaagaaatgagagAG TCCACAGGAGCCCAGGTTCAAGTGGCAGGGGACATGCTGCCTAACTCCACGGAGCGTGCAGTGACAATCTCTGGGACCCCAGAAGCCATCATCCAGTGTGTCAAACAAATCTGTGTGGTTATGCTGGAG TCTCCACCAAAAGGTGCCACCATTCCTTACCGCCCAAAGCCGGCCTCCACCCCAGTCATTTTTTCTGGTGGCCAG GCCTACACAATTCAGGGACAGTATGCCATACCCCACCCAGAT TTGACCAAGCTCCACCAGTTGGCTATGCAGCAAACCCCCTTTACCCCTCTCGGACAGACCACCCCTGCTTTCCCTG GTTTGGATGCCAGTCCACCAGCCAGCACCCATGAACTCACCATTCCTAATGAT CTAATAGGCTGTATCATTGGACGTCAGGGAACCAAAATAAATGAGATTCGACAGATGTCTGGGGCGCAGATCAAAATTGCAAACGCCATGGAGGGCTCATCGGAGCGCCAGATCACCATCACAGGGACTCCTGCTAACATCAGCCTGGCACAGTATCTCATCAATGCAAG GCTGACATCTGAAGTCACTGGAATGGGCACACTCTAA